One genomic segment of Amycolatopsis sp. WQ 127309 includes these proteins:
- a CDS encoding trehalase family glycosidase has protein sequence MDVTWGSAEAVLAENWIGASTVPSRGLYPHQWSWDSAFIAFGLRHLAPERARRELVTLFSAQWRDGRVPHILFNPDTPPEAYFPGPAFWRAGRTSGLIQPPVHARAVLAVHRADPAGSGAETFLATLYPKLKAWHGYLRTYRDAGGRGLASIVHPWESGMDNSPAWDGPLSRVTPADPAGFVRRDLEHGHAADRPSDEDYGRYVRLASAYRDSGYLDARWADVDGGFTVEDPGLNALLADAELALAEIAEVLGLPAAAATHRDSATRVAKALQETLWDSASGFFFARDVRTGERTREYTCAGLLPLVLPDLAVAPALLATATGPRFRLGQVHGVPSYDLTADDFDPGRYWRGPSWFNVGWLVRQGLLHHGEHALASWLRDDLVETATRTGFAEYADPFTGAGHGTRSFGWTAALTVDLVSTTG, from the coding sequence ATGGACGTAACATGGGGGTCCGCTGAGGCCGTGCTGGCCGAGAACTGGATCGGCGCGTCCACCGTGCCCTCGCGCGGGCTCTACCCGCACCAGTGGAGCTGGGACTCCGCCTTCATCGCCTTCGGCCTGCGCCACCTGGCCCCGGAGCGCGCCCGGCGCGAGCTGGTGACGCTGTTCTCCGCGCAGTGGCGCGACGGCCGCGTCCCGCACATCCTCTTCAACCCGGACACCCCGCCCGAGGCGTACTTCCCCGGGCCCGCTTTCTGGCGCGCCGGGCGGACGTCCGGGCTGATCCAGCCGCCGGTGCACGCGCGCGCCGTGCTGGCCGTGCACCGCGCCGACCCGGCGGGCTCCGGCGCCGAGACGTTCCTCGCCACGCTCTACCCGAAGCTCAAGGCCTGGCACGGTTACCTGCGGACCTACCGCGACGCGGGCGGGCGCGGGCTCGCCTCGATCGTGCACCCGTGGGAATCGGGGATGGACAACAGCCCGGCGTGGGACGGCCCGCTCTCCCGCGTGACACCCGCCGACCCGGCCGGGTTCGTCCGCCGCGACCTGGAGCACGGCCACGCCGCCGACCGCCCGAGCGACGAGGACTACGGCCGCTACGTCCGGCTCGCCTCGGCCTACCGCGACAGCGGCTACCTCGACGCGCGCTGGGCCGACGTCGACGGCGGCTTCACCGTCGAGGACCCGGGCCTCAACGCGCTGCTGGCCGACGCGGAACTCGCGCTGGCCGAGATCGCCGAGGTGCTCGGCCTGCCCGCGGCCGCCGCCACGCACCGCGACAGCGCGACCCGCGTCGCCAAGGCGCTGCAGGAAACGTTGTGGGACAGCGCGTCCGGCTTCTTCTTCGCCCGCGACGTCCGCACCGGCGAGCGCACCCGCGAGTACACCTGCGCCGGGCTGCTGCCGCTCGTGCTGCCGGACCTCGCCGTCGCGCCCGCCCTGCTGGCCACCGCCACCGGCCCGCGCTTCCGGCTCGGCCAGGTGCACGGCGTCCCGAGCTACGACCTGACCGCCGACGATTTCGACCCGGGTCGTTACTGGCGCGGCCCGTCGTGGTTCAACGTCGGCTGGCTGGTCCGCCAGGGGTTGCTGCACCACGGCGAGCACGCGCTGGCCTCGTGGCTGCGCGACGACCTCGTCGAAACGGCCACGCGCACGGGTTTCGCGGAGTACGCGGACCCGTTCACCGGCGCGGGCCACGGCACCCGCTCGTTCGGCTGGACCGCGGCGCTCACCGTGGACCTGGTGTCCACCACCGGCTGA
- a CDS encoding glycoside hydrolase family 88 protein, which yields MSVTRRTLLTTAAGAAVAVSASTSTTASASPPAAVDQATVTRTLRQAADYAVAKLRAVAPGVTAFPTGTKFEKWAYSQNGDWVGGFWPGQLWLAYLHSGDEQFKTLALASADKLAPRQFDTGTHDLGFLFYPSWVTAWRLTGDEKWRAGAVQAAASLIKRFNPAGKFIRAWGALTDPKDAGRVIMDTMMNLDLLAFASKQTGDPQYLDVAIAHAKTAQRNFVRPDGSTPHVFDFDPVTGAPIGQNTVQGYSPTSCWSRGQAWGIYGFTTIYRRTGDKEFLTTARRLADYALSRLTPDNVPVWDYLAPQAPNDIKDASAGVVMACGLLDLAEQTHRPQYRDSALRILDATSKTCLTTKSTRAEATVARCTRNRPAEDGIEISLPYADYYLLEGILRVLDRAEVDRAVDLSSL from the coding sequence GTGAGCGTTACCCGGAGAACCCTGCTGACCACCGCGGCCGGTGCCGCGGTGGCGGTGAGCGCCAGCACCTCCACCACCGCGTCGGCGAGTCCCCCTGCCGCCGTCGACCAGGCAACCGTCACCCGGACGCTCCGCCAAGCGGCCGACTACGCGGTGGCCAAGCTCCGCGCCGTGGCCCCCGGGGTCACCGCGTTTCCGACCGGCACGAAGTTCGAGAAATGGGCTTATTCGCAAAATGGCGACTGGGTCGGCGGATTCTGGCCCGGTCAGTTGTGGCTGGCGTACCTGCACAGCGGCGACGAACAATTCAAGACGCTCGCGCTGGCGTCCGCGGACAAACTCGCGCCGCGGCAGTTCGACACCGGAACGCACGATCTCGGCTTCCTCTTCTACCCGTCCTGGGTCACCGCGTGGCGGCTCACCGGCGACGAGAAGTGGCGGGCCGGCGCGGTGCAGGCCGCGGCGTCGCTGATCAAGCGCTTCAACCCGGCCGGGAAGTTCATCCGCGCCTGGGGCGCGCTGACCGACCCGAAGGACGCGGGCCGCGTCATCATGGACACGATGATGAACCTCGACCTGCTGGCTTTCGCGAGCAAGCAGACCGGGGATCCGCAGTACCTCGACGTCGCGATCGCGCACGCGAAGACCGCGCAGCGCAACTTCGTCCGCCCGGACGGCTCGACGCCGCACGTGTTCGACTTCGACCCCGTCACCGGGGCGCCGATCGGGCAGAACACCGTGCAGGGCTACAGCCCGACGTCGTGCTGGTCACGCGGGCAGGCGTGGGGGATCTACGGGTTCACCACGATCTACCGGCGCACCGGCGACAAGGAGTTCCTGACGACGGCCCGGCGCCTGGCGGACTACGCGCTGTCGCGGCTCACGCCCGACAACGTGCCGGTGTGGGACTACCTCGCCCCGCAGGCGCCGAACGACATCAAGGACGCCTCCGCCGGCGTGGTCATGGCGTGCGGGCTGCTCGACCTGGCCGAGCAGACGCACCGCCCGCAGTACCGGGACAGCGCGCTGCGGATCCTCGACGCGACGTCGAAGACGTGCCTGACGACGAAGTCGACGCGGGCCGAGGCGACGGTCGCGCGCTGCACCCGCAACCGCCCGGCCGAGGACGGCATCGAGATCTCGCTGCCGTACGCCGACTACTACCTGCTCGAAGGCATCCTGCGGGTGCTCGACCGCGCCGAGGTGGACCGCGCCGTCGACCTGTCGAGCCTGTAG
- a CDS encoding BTAD domain-containing putative transcriptional regulator — MGELIGQVEATSLTIRVLGPLEVTAAGRVIALGGPKPRLLLAALALQPNVVVSTEVLVEVLWPDSAPRSAAANIRTYVHSLRRRFAEIDPGLGERISSRASGYLLTTSPGELDHLAFTAAAGDAREALDRGDAESALTVLDRAEGLWRGEVLEGLPHDHSWGATVARLAELRLSVQEQRLRARIDLGRGGEAVAELRGLVTEHPLREELWAQLIVALRAAGRTTDAIDAFDAARRVLREELGAEPGARLRELRATLVVSESVPATRPADLAPICQLPLDLPDFTGRDDVIREVVALMKERAERNAPAVIVLSGAPGVGKSAVAVRVAHAVRDDFPDGQLHVDLAGTSSSPRAPMGVLAELLHALGIPDAGLPREPAERAALLRSRLAGRRMCVVLDDAGSAAQVRPLLPGAGACAVLVTSRLRLPGLAGAKPVDVDLLPEADGARLLEGIVGAERVAAEPESAAAILRQCGHLPLAIRVAGAKLTHRPGWTLRLLADRLRDEHRRLDELRVGDLAVRASVTLSYDLLPLSAATAFRGLGLLGPVQFPAWAVAAVLGRREADDVLDVLVDGHLVELVGSDTAGQPRYRLHDLLRVYAVELAEQSDPAKTRAGLRRVLEGYLALALEAARLMPIHFFGRYRDDELPRPQLPADVLPPETAAWFAAERPTSVAAVSLAAGHGFDDLAWQLASALTPYFDLRGHQDDWHSTHTIALASARRTGSLRAEAIVQRNVGQYLLYQDEYARSRVAFEESKALFERVGDAQGVGIALTGLATILRIEGEGDRALDHCHEALKVFAEADDRHGEAVARISAGAVWMARGCYAAAKRWFTDALELSAAIGDRHREAHAFKRLGLLHQHQGNLAAAREHVDRAIAIFTDLGDDHCVGYANQNLGELCLHSGDFAHAQLLLVNSLSVHRRNGDRRSEAEVSQLLGELHQALAQPDRSREYSERALALWHELSTRPQDPAPPAEPPHTVSA, encoded by the coding sequence ATGGGGGAACTCATCGGGCAGGTTGAGGCCACCTCGCTGACCATCCGCGTCCTCGGGCCGCTGGAGGTCACCGCCGCCGGGCGGGTGATCGCCCTCGGCGGCCCGAAGCCCCGGCTGCTGCTGGCCGCCCTGGCGCTGCAGCCGAACGTCGTCGTGTCCACCGAGGTGCTGGTGGAGGTGCTGTGGCCGGATTCGGCCCCGCGCTCGGCCGCGGCGAACATCCGGACCTACGTCCATTCGCTGCGAAGGCGGTTCGCCGAGATCGACCCCGGCCTCGGCGAGCGGATCAGCAGCCGGGCCTCCGGCTACCTGCTGACGACGTCGCCCGGCGAACTGGACCACCTCGCGTTCACCGCGGCGGCGGGCGACGCGCGGGAAGCGCTCGACCGCGGTGACGCCGAAAGCGCTCTCACGGTGCTCGACCGCGCCGAAGGCCTGTGGCGCGGCGAAGTCCTCGAAGGGCTCCCCCACGACCACAGCTGGGGCGCGACCGTCGCCCGGCTCGCCGAGCTGCGGCTTTCGGTGCAGGAACAGCGGCTGCGCGCGCGGATCGACCTGGGCCGCGGCGGCGAGGCCGTCGCCGAGCTGCGCGGCCTGGTCACCGAACACCCGCTGCGGGAAGAACTCTGGGCGCAGCTGATCGTCGCGTTGCGCGCCGCGGGCCGGACCACCGACGCGATCGACGCGTTCGACGCGGCCCGGCGGGTGCTGCGCGAGGAGCTCGGTGCCGAACCGGGCGCCCGGCTGCGGGAGCTGCGCGCGACGCTGGTGGTGTCCGAAAGCGTGCCTGCCACGCGCCCCGCCGACCTCGCCCCGATCTGCCAGCTGCCGCTCGACCTGCCGGACTTCACCGGCCGCGACGACGTCATCCGCGAAGTCGTCGCGCTGATGAAGGAGCGGGCCGAGCGCAACGCACCCGCGGTGATCGTGCTGTCGGGCGCGCCCGGCGTCGGGAAGTCCGCGGTCGCCGTCCGCGTCGCGCACGCCGTCCGCGACGACTTCCCCGACGGGCAGCTGCACGTCGACCTGGCCGGCACGTCGTCGTCGCCGCGCGCGCCGATGGGGGTGCTCGCGGAACTGCTGCACGCGCTGGGCATCCCGGACGCCGGCCTGCCGCGCGAGCCGGCCGAACGGGCCGCATTGCTGCGGTCGCGGCTGGCCGGACGGCGGATGTGCGTCGTGCTCGACGACGCCGGCAGCGCCGCGCAGGTGCGGCCGCTGCTGCCCGGCGCCGGCGCGTGCGCGGTGCTGGTGACCAGCCGGCTGCGGCTGCCCGGGCTCGCCGGGGCGAAGCCGGTGGACGTCGACCTGCTGCCCGAGGCCGACGGCGCGCGGCTGCTGGAGGGCATCGTCGGCGCCGAGCGCGTGGCCGCGGAGCCGGAGAGCGCCGCGGCGATCCTGCGCCAGTGCGGGCACCTGCCGCTGGCGATCCGGGTGGCCGGCGCGAAGCTCACCCATCGGCCCGGCTGGACGCTGCGGCTGCTGGCCGACCGGCTGCGCGACGAGCACCGGCGCCTCGACGAGCTGCGCGTCGGCGACCTCGCCGTCCGCGCGAGCGTGACGCTCTCCTACGACCTGCTGCCGCTGTCGGCGGCGACGGCGTTCCGCGGGCTCGGGCTGCTCGGGCCGGTGCAGTTCCCGGCGTGGGCGGTCGCCGCGGTACTGGGCCGCCGCGAGGCCGACGACGTGCTCGACGTGCTCGTCGACGGCCACCTCGTCGAGCTGGTCGGCTCCGACACCGCCGGGCAGCCGCGTTACCGGCTGCACGACCTGCTGCGCGTGTACGCCGTGGAGCTGGCGGAGCAGAGTGATCCCGCGAAGACGCGAGCGGGGCTGCGGCGGGTGCTGGAGGGCTACCTCGCGCTCGCGCTCGAAGCCGCGCGGCTCATGCCGATCCACTTCTTCGGCCGGTACCGCGACGACGAGCTGCCCCGGCCGCAGCTGCCCGCCGACGTGCTGCCGCCCGAGACCGCGGCGTGGTTCGCGGCCGAGCGGCCCACCAGCGTCGCGGCGGTCTCGCTGGCCGCCGGACACGGGTTCGACGACCTGGCCTGGCAGCTCGCGTCCGCGTTGACGCCGTACTTCGACCTGCGCGGCCACCAGGACGACTGGCACAGCACGCACACCATCGCGCTCGCCTCGGCCCGGCGCACCGGCTCGCTGCGCGCCGAGGCGATCGTGCAGCGCAACGTCGGTCAGTACCTGCTCTACCAGGACGAATACGCCCGGTCGCGGGTGGCGTTCGAGGAGTCGAAGGCGCTGTTCGAGCGGGTCGGCGATGCCCAGGGCGTCGGCATCGCGCTGACCGGGCTGGCCACCATCCTGCGCATCGAGGGCGAAGGCGACCGCGCGCTCGACCACTGTCACGAGGCCCTGAAGGTGTTCGCCGAGGCGGACGACCGGCACGGCGAGGCCGTCGCCCGGATCAGCGCGGGCGCGGTCTGGATGGCACGCGGCTGCTACGCGGCGGCGAAGCGCTGGTTCACCGACGCGCTGGAGCTGTCGGCCGCGATCGGCGACCGGCACCGCGAGGCCCACGCGTTCAAGCGGCTCGGCCTGCTCCACCAGCACCAGGGCAACCTGGCCGCGGCCCGCGAGCACGTCGACCGGGCGATCGCGATCTTCACCGACCTCGGCGACGACCACTGCGTCGGCTACGCGAACCAGAACCTCGGCGAGCTGTGCCTGCACAGCGGCGATTTCGCGCACGCCCAGCTGCTGCTGGTGAACTCGCTGTCGGTGCACCGCCGCAACGGCGACCGGCGCTCGGAGGCGGAGGTGTCGCAGCTGCTCGGCGAGCTGCACCAGGCCCTGGCGCAGCCGGACCGGTCCCGGGAGTACTCGGAGCGCGCGCTGGCGCTGTGGCACGAGCTGTCGACGCGGCCGCAGGACCCGGCGCCGCCCGCCGAACCCCCGCACACCGTCTCCGCCTGA
- a CDS encoding autoinducer 2 ABC transporter substrate-binding protein gives MRGPTRTSRLIATLLLSVAFALGGCSEQLGSTPPPAPTRIVFVPKIAKIPYFEAMNSGGVEAAKQLGAEWTMTAPASVDPAAQVTILRTLIARKVDVIVVAPNDPAALAPVIAEARAKGIHVLTSDTDAPGTQREVFVNQSSAEGIGMAVTDALMAKTGGAGKYAIVSCGPAAANLNSWISVQKEYTAAHYPKAQIVETVYAGEDEDAATALAKQLMTRYPDLTGLVGECTTSAPGVAKAVKEQQKIGQVFTVGVGTPQSIKPYLLDGSCSQSVLWNVESLGWLTAWTAKQVADGKPLSPVNKVSLELPAVKYDAPSKTVLLGDPLLITADNVDQFKY, from the coding sequence ATGCGAGGGCCGACGAGGACGTCCCGGCTGATCGCGACGCTGCTGTTGAGCGTGGCGTTCGCGCTCGGCGGCTGCTCGGAACAGCTCGGCAGCACGCCGCCACCGGCACCGACGCGGATCGTGTTCGTGCCCAAGATCGCCAAGATCCCGTACTTCGAGGCGATGAACAGCGGCGGCGTGGAGGCCGCGAAGCAGCTGGGTGCCGAGTGGACGATGACCGCCCCGGCGTCGGTCGACCCGGCCGCGCAGGTGACGATCCTGCGCACGCTGATCGCGCGGAAGGTCGACGTCATCGTCGTCGCGCCGAACGACCCCGCCGCGCTCGCGCCGGTGATCGCCGAAGCCCGGGCGAAGGGCATCCACGTGCTCACCTCGGACACCGACGCGCCGGGCACGCAGCGCGAGGTGTTCGTCAACCAGTCCAGCGCCGAGGGCATCGGCATGGCGGTCACCGACGCGCTGATGGCGAAGACCGGCGGCGCCGGCAAGTACGCGATCGTCTCGTGCGGCCCGGCCGCGGCGAACCTCAACAGCTGGATCTCGGTCCAGAAGGAGTACACGGCCGCGCACTACCCCAAGGCCCAGATCGTCGAGACCGTCTACGCCGGGGAGGACGAGGACGCCGCGACGGCGCTGGCCAAGCAGCTGATGACCCGCTACCCCGACCTGACCGGCCTGGTCGGCGAGTGCACTACGTCCGCGCCGGGCGTCGCGAAAGCCGTGAAGGAACAGCAGAAGATCGGCCAGGTGTTCACCGTCGGCGTCGGCACGCCACAGTCGATCAAGCCGTACCTGCTCGACGGCTCGTGCTCGCAGTCGGTGCTGTGGAACGTCGAGTCGCTGGGCTGGCTGACCGCGTGGACGGCGAAGCAGGTCGCCGACGGCAAGCCGCTGAGCCCGGTCAACAAGGTGAGCCTGGAGTTGCCGGCGGTGAAGTACGACGCCCCGTCGAAGACCGTTCTGCTGGGCGATCCGCTGCTCATCACCGCCGACAACGTCGACCAGTTCAAGTACTGA
- a CDS encoding esterase-like activity of phytase family protein → MKRVRIALVATVLALPLAAAGPASAHEHGPRAKDDHYRVRAGQALHDDVLGNDRGATAVVRHTAAAHGSVTIGADGAFHYTPAPGFHGRDSFTYTVSDAVKLYPTAVKPLATIGGVQLKGGAYGSALTPVPGERDEFYGLTDRGPNVDAPDSGKIEPLPAFTPAIGKFRLRDGKAVLEKTIPLRAANGTPYNGQVSPQADTGEKIVDLNGNVLPKSANGYDSEGLVAQKDGTFWVSDEYGPFITHFGRDGRALERLSPFDGSLPAELKYRVPNKGMEGLALTPDGRTLVGVMQSALQQPDLTKKPGNVTTLRIVTVDLRTRATHEYLYLLDDPDTTGTAVSEITALSATRFLVDERDGKLEPGAYKKLFEIDLTGATDVGPRAAGYDAVKGGVLVGGKSIDAYVGKDTTADAIRDLAAAGITPVSKKLSLDLGALVTGLDPAGGFFGHDKVEGVATTDGGRTLVIGNDNDFGIDGVTNAAPPYALHAKTLPDGRQDDGEYLAVDTTRLPAVTSTATVTIDVR, encoded by the coding sequence ATGAAGCGGGTACGAATCGCCCTGGTGGCCACGGTTCTGGCGCTGCCGCTGGCCGCCGCGGGGCCGGCCTCGGCGCACGAGCACGGGCCGCGGGCGAAGGACGACCACTACCGCGTCCGCGCGGGGCAGGCCCTGCACGACGACGTGCTCGGCAACGACCGCGGCGCCACCGCCGTCGTCCGGCACACCGCGGCCGCGCACGGCAGCGTCACGATCGGCGCCGACGGCGCGTTCCACTACACCCCGGCGCCCGGCTTCCACGGCCGTGATTCCTTCACCTACACCGTTTCCGACGCGGTGAAGCTCTACCCGACCGCGGTGAAGCCGCTCGCCACGATCGGCGGCGTCCAGCTCAAGGGCGGTGCGTACGGCTCCGCGCTGACCCCCGTCCCGGGGGAGCGCGACGAGTTCTACGGCCTCACCGACCGCGGCCCGAACGTCGACGCGCCCGACAGCGGCAAGATCGAGCCGCTGCCCGCGTTCACCCCGGCCATCGGGAAGTTCCGGCTCCGCGACGGGAAAGCCGTGCTGGAGAAGACGATCCCGCTGCGCGCCGCGAACGGCACACCGTACAACGGCCAGGTCAGTCCCCAGGCCGACACCGGCGAGAAGATCGTCGACCTGAACGGGAACGTCCTGCCGAAGTCGGCGAACGGCTACGACTCCGAAGGCCTCGTCGCGCAGAAGGACGGCACGTTCTGGGTGTCCGACGAGTACGGCCCGTTCATCACGCACTTCGGCCGCGACGGCCGGGCGCTCGAGCGGCTCTCGCCGTTCGACGGCTCGCTGCCGGCCGAGCTGAAGTACCGGGTGCCGAACAAGGGCATGGAAGGCCTCGCGCTGACCCCCGACGGCCGGACGCTCGTCGGCGTCATGCAGTCCGCGCTGCAGCAGCCGGACCTGACGAAGAAGCCGGGCAACGTCACCACGCTGCGGATCGTCACCGTCGACCTGCGCACCCGCGCCACGCACGAGTACCTCTACCTGCTCGACGACCCGGACACGACGGGCACCGCGGTCAGCGAGATCACGGCGTTGTCGGCGACCCGCTTCCTGGTGGACGAACGGGACGGCAAGCTCGAACCGGGCGCGTACAAGAAGCTCTTCGAGATCGACCTCACCGGCGCCACCGACGTCGGACCGCGGGCGGCGGGCTACGACGCCGTCAAGGGTGGCGTGCTGGTCGGCGGCAAGAGCATCGACGCCTACGTCGGCAAGGACACCACCGCCGACGCGATCAGGGACCTCGCCGCGGCCGGGATCACGCCGGTGAGCAAGAAGCTCTCGCTGGACCTCGGCGCGCTGGTGACCGGCCTCGACCCGGCCGGCGGCTTCTTCGGGCACGACAAGGTCGAGGGCGTCGCCACCACCGACGGCGGCCGGACGCTGGTCATCGGCAACGACAACGACTTCGGCATCGACGGCGTGACGAACGCGGCGCCGCCGTACGCGCTGCACGCGAAGACGCTGCCGGACGGCCGTCAGGACGACGGCGAGTACCTCGCGGTCGACACGACCCGGCTCCCGGCGGTCACCAGCACGGCGACGGTCACCATCGACGTCCGGTAG
- a CDS encoding DUF4396 domain-containing protein, with the protein MSEQHGASWATAVQATLHCLTGCAIGEVLGMVLGTAFGLHNAATVVLSIVLAFVFGYGLTMRGVLKSGLDLAAAFKVALAADTVSIAVMEVIDNTVVVAIPGAMDAGLASWLFWLSLVLSLAIAFVVTVPVNKWMIGRGLGHAKVHAHHQH; encoded by the coding sequence ATGAGCGAACAGCACGGGGCTTCGTGGGCGACGGCGGTTCAGGCGACTCTGCACTGCCTGACCGGCTGCGCCATCGGTGAGGTGCTCGGCATGGTGCTGGGCACGGCGTTCGGCCTGCACAACGCGGCGACGGTGGTCCTGTCGATCGTGCTGGCCTTCGTCTTCGGCTACGGCCTGACGATGCGCGGCGTGCTCAAGTCGGGCCTGGACCTGGCGGCGGCGTTCAAGGTCGCGCTGGCCGCGGACACGGTGTCGATCGCGGTCATGGAGGTCATCGACAACACGGTGGTCGTGGCGATCCCGGGAGCGATGGACGCGGGCCTGGCCAGTTGGCTGTTCTGGCTGTCGCTGGTGCTCTCGCTGGCGATCGCTTTCGTGGTGACGGTGCCGGTGAACAAGTGGATGATCGGCCGCGGGCTCGGGCACGCGAAGGTGCACGCCCACCACCAGCACTGA
- a CDS encoding alkaline phosphatase, translating to MSQVNRRKVLLGGLAAVTATAASAALPSWANARTTAAAPAIHDPFQLGVASGDPLPDSVVLWTRLAPAPLNADGFGGMPDATYAVDWEIANDAAFSSIVQSGSASAVRASAHSVHIEPVGLQPAREYFYRFKTSGYISPVGRTRTAPAAGAAVNQLKYCFTSCQHWEEGYYHAYKGVVADDPDLVLFLGDYIYEKKSGRAAAERNPRSLAVADDATTLAIYRARHGQHKTDADLQAAHATAPWIVVFDDHEVMNNWNGTTSPAPAARKAAGFQAFYEHTPIRSTAKPNGSSIQLYRQLLWGNLARFHMLDTRQFRNAQVADPSGSAGPACADMRSTSRSILGATEEAWLLKQFESHPATWDFLGQQVFFATRDGDGNKATCESPDSWQGYEASRDRIAKGWVDRKVANPIVLTGDVHRHWAADLRLDYFDHSDPLIGSELVTTSVTSNSDTATPPSAAWLANNPHVKYCKGERGYVRVTATPSQTRADFMTTSDTSVYDPAKVVIKNDASYVVQAGTPGLQKV from the coding sequence ATGAGTCAGGTCAACCGGCGCAAGGTGCTGCTCGGTGGCCTCGCCGCGGTCACCGCCACGGCGGCTTCGGCGGCCCTGCCGTCCTGGGCGAACGCCCGCACCACGGCGGCCGCCCCTGCCATCCACGATCCGTTCCAGCTCGGTGTCGCCTCCGGCGATCCGCTTCCCGACAGCGTGGTGCTGTGGACGAGACTCGCGCCCGCGCCGCTGAACGCGGACGGCTTCGGCGGCATGCCCGACGCGACGTACGCGGTCGACTGGGAGATCGCGAACGACGCGGCGTTCAGCTCGATCGTGCAGAGCGGCTCGGCGAGCGCGGTCCGCGCGTCCGCCCACAGTGTCCACATCGAACCCGTCGGGCTGCAGCCCGCGCGTGAATACTTCTACCGCTTCAAGACTTCCGGCTACATCTCACCGGTCGGCCGCACGCGCACCGCGCCCGCCGCGGGCGCCGCCGTCAACCAGCTCAAGTACTGCTTCACCTCCTGCCAGCACTGGGAGGAGGGCTACTACCACGCGTACAAGGGCGTCGTGGCCGACGACCCGGACCTGGTGCTGTTCCTCGGCGACTACATCTACGAGAAGAAGTCGGGCCGCGCCGCGGCGGAACGCAACCCGCGCAGCCTCGCCGTCGCCGACGACGCGACCACGCTCGCGATCTACCGCGCCCGCCACGGGCAGCACAAGACCGACGCCGACCTGCAGGCCGCGCACGCCACCGCGCCGTGGATCGTCGTCTTCGACGACCACGAGGTGATGAACAACTGGAACGGCACCACCTCACCCGCGCCCGCCGCCCGCAAGGCCGCCGGGTTCCAGGCGTTCTACGAGCACACCCCGATCCGCTCGACCGCGAAGCCGAACGGCTCGTCGATCCAGCTGTACCGCCAGCTGCTCTGGGGCAACCTCGCCCGGTTCCACATGCTCGACACCCGCCAGTTCCGCAACGCCCAGGTCGCCGACCCGTCCGGCTCGGCGGGCCCGGCCTGCGCCGACATGCGCAGCACCTCGCGCAGCATCCTGGGGGCCACGGAGGAGGCGTGGCTGCTCAAGCAGTTCGAGTCGCACCCGGCGACGTGGGACTTCCTCGGCCAGCAGGTCTTCTTCGCCACGCGGGACGGCGACGGCAACAAGGCCACCTGCGAGAGCCCCGACTCGTGGCAGGGCTACGAGGCCTCACGCGACCGGATCGCGAAGGGCTGGGTCGACCGGAAGGTGGCCAACCCGATCGTGCTGACCGGCGACGTCCACCGGCACTGGGCCGCCGACCTGCGCCTGGACTACTTCGACCACAGCGACCCGCTCATCGGCTCGGAGCTCGTCACGACGTCGGTGACGAGCAACAGCGACACCGCGACCCCGCCGAGCGCGGCCTGGCTGGCGAACAACCCGCACGTCAAGTACTGCAAGGGCGAGCGCGGCTACGTCCGCGTCACGGCCACGCCGTCGCAGACGCGGGCGGACTTCATGACGACGTCCGACACCAGCGTCTACGACCCGGCGAAGGTGGTCATCAAGAACGACGCCAGCTACGTAGTGCAAGCAGGGACGCCTGGCCTGCAGAAGGTCTGA
- a CDS encoding TetR family transcriptional regulator, protein MTDELGLRERKKLRTRAAISTAAITLFLERGFDAVGVAEVARVAEVSKRTLFAYFPSKEDLVLHRFADHETDAADVVRARRPGQGPLAALREAFLRGLAEREPVTGLCDAPEVVAVFRLVTGTPALVARLAEFVSAGEAALTAALTEAGVPALDAELAAAQIAAVRRLLSTANMDAVAAGIPAEQRHPDAVAAADRAFGLLSSGVGFG, encoded by the coding sequence GTGACCGATGAACTGGGCCTGCGGGAGCGCAAGAAGCTCCGCACGCGGGCGGCGATCTCGACGGCGGCGATCACGCTCTTCCTGGAGCGCGGGTTCGACGCCGTCGGGGTCGCCGAGGTGGCGCGGGTGGCCGAGGTGTCCAAACGGACCCTCTTCGCCTACTTCCCGAGCAAGGAGGACCTGGTGCTGCACCGGTTCGCCGACCACGAGACGGACGCGGCGGACGTCGTCCGCGCCCGCCGCCCGGGCCAGGGGCCGCTGGCGGCGCTGCGGGAGGCGTTCCTGCGCGGCCTCGCCGAGCGCGAGCCGGTGACCGGCCTGTGCGACGCCCCCGAGGTCGTCGCGGTGTTCCGGCTGGTCACCGGCACCCCGGCGCTGGTGGCGCGGCTGGCGGAGTTCGTCTCCGCGGGGGAGGCGGCACTGACGGCCGCGTTGACCGAGGCAGGCGTGCCCGCACTGGACGCCGAACTGGCCGCGGCCCAGATCGCGGCGGTCCGCCGGCTGCTGTCGACGGCGAACATGGACGCCGTCGCGGCGGGAATTCCGGCGGAGCAGCGCCATCCGGACGCGGTCGCCGCCGCCGATCGGGCGTTCGGCCTGCTGTCGTCCGGCGTAGGTTTCGGCTGA